A region from the Panicum hallii strain FIL2 chromosome 1, PHallii_v3.1, whole genome shotgun sequence genome encodes:
- the LOC112903221 gene encoding acyl-acyl carrier protein thioesterase ATL4, chloroplastic-like, with amino-acid sequence MQQPFNNLLPPTTKQPPSPAASAGAAKGYRPRSGHLAADLLGRPCPRRRATRAVRAAVPTNSNSSEFICVKNNTIQDTKLPREGKFFEVEMAVRDCELDKYGVVSSAVLAAFMETARQEMLTSLGVPTGSIARAGRALAVSKLTVKYMAPLKSGAKFVVMVRVVQIKGVRMLTEHLIATLPDHELVSEAMATIVCLNKDYRPTRMFPEMAKLLHVFSPN; translated from the exons ATGCAGCAACCATTCAATAATCTGCTTCCTCCGACCACCAAACAACCAccatcaccggcggcgagcgccGGAGCAGCCAAAGGTTACAGGCCTCGCTCCGGACACCTTGCCGCTGATCTCCTTGGCCGGCCATGCCCGCGCCGTCGTGCGACGAGGGCAGTGCGGGCCGCTGTCCCGACGAACTCTAATAGCTCTGAATTCATCTGCGTCAAGAACAACACCATCCAGGACACAAAATTACCAAG AGAGGGCAAGTTCTTCGAAGTGGAGATGGCTGTCCGTGACTGTGAGCTCGACAAGTACGGGGTTGTCAGCAGTGCCGTGCTTGCTGCCTTCATGGAAACAG CTCGTCAAGAGATGCTCACAAGCCTAGGCGTCCCCACGGGGTCGATCGCCCGCGCAGGCCGTGCCCTGGCGGTCTCCAAGTTGACCGTCAAGTACATGGCGCCACTAAAG TCCGGCGCCAAGTTCGTTGTCATGGTGAGGGTCGTCCAGATCAAGGGCGTCCGGATGCTCACGGAGCACTTGatcgcgacgctgcccgaccatGAG CTTGTTTCAGAAGCTATGGCCACCATCGTCTGCCTCAACAAAGACTACCGGCCGACTCGCATGTTCCCGGAAATGGCGAAGCTACTGCACGTCTTCTCTCCTAACTAG
- the LOC112898392 gene encoding acyl-acyl carrier protein thioesterase ATL3, chloroplastic-like has protein sequence MEFCAQQRFNPPPPNTEQPPASAAWPARSGRPATAGRFGRSSRPSQALQVAATTNARPSEVVCTKNTIIQDTKLPRLYRRILLQVTQLGIQQVYMYGSYFDLFGANYREGKFFELEMTVRDCELDEYGVVNNAVYAAYIETARQEMIASLGVCTGSIARAGRAMALSELNVKYFAPLKRGAKFVVMVRVVGIRGVRMLMEHLIATLPERKLVLEAMATVVCLNEDYRPTRMFPEMANLLHFFSHPN, from the exons ATGGAGTTCTGCGCGCAGCAGCGTTTCAATCCGCCGCCTCCGAACACCGAACAACCGCCGGCGAGCGCGGCTTGGCCTGCTCGCTCCGGCCGCCCCGCCACCGCTGGTCGCTTCGGCCGGTCTTCACGCCCAAGCCAGGCGCTGCAGGTCGCCGCCACCACGAACGCTCGTCCCTCTGAAGTCGTCTGCACCAAGAACACCATCATCCAGGACACGAAATTACCAAGGTTATATCGTCGCATTCTCCTGCAGGTCACCCAACTGGGAATTCAACAGGTGTACATGTACGGATCTTACTTTGATCTCTTTGGTGCCAACTATAGGGAAGGTAAATTTTTCGAGTTGGAGATGACGGTCCGCGACTGCGAGCTCGACGAGTACGGGGTTGTCAACAATGCCGTGTATGCTGCTTACATCGAAACAG CTCGGCAGGAGATGATTGCAAGTCTCGGCGTGTGCACGGGCTCGATCGCGCGCGCAGGCCGCGCCATGGCGCTCTCCGAGCTCAACGTCAAGTACTTCGCGCCTCTAAAG CGCGGCGCCAAGTTCGTGGTCATGGTGAGGGTTGTCGGGATCAGGGGTGTGCGGATGCTCATGGAGCACCTGATCGCGACGCTGCCGGAGCGTAAG CTCGTGCTAGAAGCGATGGCCACCGTCGTCTGCCTCAACGAAGACTACCGTCCGACTCGCATGTTCCCGGAGATGGCGAATCTGCTGCACTTCTTCTCTCATCCTAACTAG
- the LOC112876562 gene encoding acyl-acyl carrier protein thioesterase ATL4, chloroplastic-like, producing the protein MELGVRLRSCQPPPNTSQPPPTAISFGTWPRSSHLAVLRGRPCPRPRRARAPRVAAPDSRPLETIRADSVGQGTKLRGDKFFPVEMTVRDCELDHYGVVNNAVYADYIEKAREEVASSLGISRCSIASTGNAMAVSDLKLNYLAPLKRGARFVVMVRVEIKGARMLVEHFIETLPERKLVLEATATVVCLNKHYRPTRVFPEVASKVLRFFSS; encoded by the exons ATGGAGCTCGGCGTGCGGCTTCGTAGCTGCCAGCCGCCTCCGAACACCAGCCAACCGCCGCCTACAGCGATCAGCTTCGGAACCTGGCCGCGCTCCAGCCACCTCGCCGTTCTCCGTGGCCGGCCGTGTCCGCGTCCCCGCCGCGCCAGGGCTCCGCGGGTCGCTGCCCCGGACTCCCGCCCCCTCGAGACCATCCGCGCCGACAGCGTCGGTCAGGGCACGAAGCTGAG GGGGGACAAGTTCTTCCCTGTGGAGATGACGGTGCGCGACTGCGAGCTTGACCACTACGGGGTCGTCAACAACGCTGTCTACGCCGACTACATCGAAAAAG CTCGGGAAGAGGTGGCTTCCAGCCTTGGCATCAGCAGGTGCTCGATCGCGAGCACGGGCAACGCCATGGCAGTCTCCGACCTGAAGCTCAACTACCTCGCGCCTCTCAAG CGCGGCGCCAGGTTCGTCGTTATGGTGAGGGTCGAGATCAAGGGCGCGCGGATGCTCGTCGAGCACTTCATCGAGACGCTGCCGGAACGCAAG CTGGTCCTGGAGGCGACGGCCACCGTGGTGTGCCTGAACAAGCACTACCGCCCGACGCGCGTGTTCCCGGAGGTGGCGTCGAAGGTGCTGCGCTTCTTCTCGTCCTAG
- the LOC112875102 gene encoding peroxisome biogenesis protein 19-1-like isoform X2, with amino-acid sequence MASSNSSSAAAATAADGGDDLDQLLDSALDDFTSLDLSASAAPKSGSEASASASGSGAKGPVLGLGLGLPDPKAPKRRGAQPPPQPRGVCASEALEKLTRETREAVRGLETATGGVPSLDDEAMMEEFVKQFEEFAGAQDMDSIVETMMQQLLSKEILHEPMKDIVEKYPKWLEDNKDKISKEEYERYNNQLELMVKLIEVYENDPENMTKIFDIMQNMQECGQPPSDLVQDIVPDLDLSKLGQLSPEMLESAPNCCVM; translated from the exons ATGGCCTCCTCCAActccagctccgccgccgcagccacgGCCGCTGATGGGGGCGACGACCTCGATCAGCTCCTCGACAGCGCGCTCGACGACTTCACCAGCCTCGAtctctccgcctccgccgctccgAAAAG CGGCAGCGAGGCCTCCGCGTCGGCGTCGGGGTCAGGTGCCAAGGGGCCGGTGCTTgggctggggctggggctgcCTGACCCCAAGGCCCCGAAGCGGCGCGGGGCACAGCCGCCGCCCCAGCCGAGGGGCGTGTGCGCGTCTGAGGCGCTCGAGAAGCTCACGCGCGAGACGCGGGAAGCGGTGCGCGGGCTCGAGACGGCCACCGGGGGTGTCCCGTCGTTGGACGACGAGGCCATGATGGAGGAGTTCGTCAAGCAGTTCGAGGAGTTCGCAGGGGCGCAG GATATGGACTCTATTGTTGAAACAATGATGCAGCAACTTTTGTCCAAGGAAATTCTTCATGAGCCTATGAAAGATATTGTGGAAAAATATCCAAAATGGCTGGAGGATAACAAAGATAAAATAAGCAAAGAAGAATATGAGCGTTACAACAATCAGCTCGAACTCATGGTGAAGCTTATTGAGGTCTATGAAAATGATCCTGAGAACATGACTAAGATTTTTGACATCATGCAAAACATGCAAGAATGTGGTCAGCCCCCCAGTGATCTTGTTCAAGATATTGTACCTGATCTGGACCTGAGCAAGTTGGGACAGCT GTCTCCTGAGATGCTTGAATCAGCGCCAAATTGTTGTGTAATGTGA
- the LOC112875102 gene encoding peroxisome biogenesis protein 19-1-like isoform X1, protein MASSNSSSAAAATAADGGDDLDQLLDSALDDFTSLDLSASAAPKSSGSEASASASGSGAKGPVLGLGLGLPDPKAPKRRGAQPPPQPRGVCASEALEKLTRETREAVRGLETATGGVPSLDDEAMMEEFVKQFEEFAGAQDMDSIVETMMQQLLSKEILHEPMKDIVEKYPKWLEDNKDKISKEEYERYNNQLELMVKLIEVYENDPENMTKIFDIMQNMQECGQPPSDLVQDIVPDLDLSKLGQLSPEMLESAPNCCVM, encoded by the exons ATGGCCTCCTCCAActccagctccgccgccgcagccacgGCCGCTGATGGGGGCGACGACCTCGATCAGCTCCTCGACAGCGCGCTCGACGACTTCACCAGCCTCGAtctctccgcctccgccgctccgAAAAG CAGCGGCAGCGAGGCCTCCGCGTCGGCGTCGGGGTCAGGTGCCAAGGGGCCGGTGCTTgggctggggctggggctgcCTGACCCCAAGGCCCCGAAGCGGCGCGGGGCACAGCCGCCGCCCCAGCCGAGGGGCGTGTGCGCGTCTGAGGCGCTCGAGAAGCTCACGCGCGAGACGCGGGAAGCGGTGCGCGGGCTCGAGACGGCCACCGGGGGTGTCCCGTCGTTGGACGACGAGGCCATGATGGAGGAGTTCGTCAAGCAGTTCGAGGAGTTCGCAGGGGCGCAG GATATGGACTCTATTGTTGAAACAATGATGCAGCAACTTTTGTCCAAGGAAATTCTTCATGAGCCTATGAAAGATATTGTGGAAAAATATCCAAAATGGCTGGAGGATAACAAAGATAAAATAAGCAAAGAAGAATATGAGCGTTACAACAATCAGCTCGAACTCATGGTGAAGCTTATTGAGGTCTATGAAAATGATCCTGAGAACATGACTAAGATTTTTGACATCATGCAAAACATGCAAGAATGTGGTCAGCCCCCCAGTGATCTTGTTCAAGATATTGTACCTGATCTGGACCTGAGCAAGTTGGGACAGCT GTCTCCTGAGATGCTTGAATCAGCGCCAAATTGTTGTGTAATGTGA
- the LOC112875771 gene encoding probable trehalose-phosphate phosphatase 1, with protein MDMSTSSPVITDPVSISPPLLGSLTSNLMPFSVMSGGCSSPGMNVSASRRTIEEVLVNGLLDAMKSSSPRKKHNLAFSPGDSPDEDPAYTAWMSKCPSALTFFKQIVANAQGRKIAVFLDYDGTLSPIVDDPDKAFMSPAMRAAVRNVAKYFPTAIVSGRSRKKVSEFVKLKELYYAGSHGMDIVTSAAEHNTEKGKEANLFQPAFEFLPMIDEVSKSLLEATSGIEGANVENNKFCVSVHYRNVAEKDWEVVARLVNEVLEAFPRLKVTNGRMVLEVRPVIDWDKGKAVEFLLQSLGLNDSENVIPIYIGDDRTDEDAFKVLRERNCGYGILVSQVPKDTEALYSLRDPSEVMGFLNALVRWKKHSL; from the exons ATGGATATGAGCACCAGCTCACCTGTCATCACCGATCCGGTATCGATAAGCCCCCCACTGTTAGGAAGCTTGACGTCAAACCTGATGCCGTTTTCAGTCATGTCCGGAGGCTGCTCCAGTCCCGGCATGAACGTGAGCGCCAGTAGGCGTACGATCGAAGAGGTCCTTGTCAATGGCCTGTTGGATGCAATGAAATCCTCATCGCCGCGCAAGAAGCACAATCTTGCCTTCAGCCCGGGCGACTCACCTGACGAAGATCCTGCTTATACTGCATGGATG TCAAAATGCCCTTCTGCTCTGACGTTCTTCAAGCAGATAGTAGCCAATGCACAGGGCAGGAAGATTGCTGTGTTTTTGGATTACGACGGTACCTTATCACCTATAGTGGACGATCCCGACAAAGCATTTATGTCCCCCGCG ATGAGAGCTGCTGTGAGAAATGTTGCAAAGTACTTCCCTACAGCAATTGTCAGCGGAAGATCCCGCAAGAAG GTGTCTGAATTTGTAAAACTGAAGGAACTATACTATGCCGGAAGTCATGGGATGGACATAGTGACATCTGCAGCAGAACACAATACTGAAAAG GGCAAAGAAGCCAATCTCTTCCAACCTGCTTTCGAGTTCCTTCCTATGATTGATGAG GTTTCCAAATCCCTCTTGGAGGCCACAAGTGGAATTGAAGGTGCGAATGTTGAGAACAACAAGTTCTGTGTATCTGTACATTACCGCAACGTAGCAGAGAAG GACTGGGAAGTGGTTGCACGACTCGTAAACGAAGTCTTGGAGGCCTTTCCTCGTCTCAAAGTGACCAATGGGCGAATG GTTTTAGAGGTTCGTCCAGTGATCGACTGGGACAAGGGAAAGGCCGTCGAGTTCCTGCTTCAATCGCTCGGCCTAAACGATTCTGAAAATGTGATCCCCATCTACATCGGAGACGATCGAACAGACGAAGACGCATTCAAG GTACTTCGAGAGCGGAACTGTGGATATGGAATACTAGTTTCGCAGGTGCCCAAGGACACCGAAGCCCTCTACTCGCTGAGAGACCCATCTGAA GTGATGGGGTTCCTCAATGCCTTGGTGAGATGGAAGAAGCACTCACTGTGA